The following nucleotide sequence is from Pirellulales bacterium.
GGTTCTGGGTTCAAGTCACAGGATACCGAGGGGAAAGTGTCGGAAACTGGCCCGCCAGATCACTCGTCATAAAGGGATCGCCTTGGAGGAAAGAATATCAAGCCGGCCGTTGGCCTGGAGGCAGTATACATCGAATGGATAATCTAGATTCCGTGCCGAGTTCCGACCCTGCTGGTACGGTACATCGCCCGCGGCTGAGCGTTTTTCAATTAGTACTGCTGTTTGAAGGCGGGTTGGCAGTCGCCGCATGCGTGGCCGGATTGTTCATGGACTTGCCGCCTTGGCAACAGATCGAATGGCATTGGAAACAGGTCGGCATTGGCATCGCCGCCACGGTGCCGATGGTGCTGGGGTTGTTGGTGATTCGTCGCGCCCAGGTCGGGCCGCTGGCTCGATTAAACAACGTCGTCGATGAGCTGCTGGTACCACTGTTTGCGGACTGCACCAGCGCACAACTCGCCGGCATTGCGGCAATGGCAGGGATTGGCGAAGAACTACTGTTTCGTGGCGTATTGCAACCACTGTTGGTTGAATTCCTCGGAAGTGTCGCAGGCATTGCGATTACCAGCTTCGTTTTTGGCCTGTTGCACGCCGTGACAACGACATATGCAGTGTTGGCATTCGCCGTGAGTGTCTATCTTGGTTGGTTGGCAATGGCTACCGATGGAATTACAGGCGCGATCATTGCACATGCGCTCTACGACTTCTTTGCCCTGTTGTATCTTACTCGCCGAAAGCGCGGATTGGTTGTTCAATGATTCGGTTACACCAGTGGCGTACAATCCCGAGGACTTTGCATTGGCATTTTCAAGCCGTCGGAATTGAAACGACCATTTCCGCATCGCGTCGGCCAGAATGTGTTCCTAAAGCTGGCTAGAGCACTCCCCCAACGATCGCGGCCGTGGTGGCTGTCGATGCCGTCGATCAATTCGCAATCTACAAGTGGGCAACTGGACTTTAACGGCGGATGGATTTGCCGAAAAAGCCGCCGATAAAAGTGTTGCAAACGCCGACCAGCGCGGTATGCTGCGCTATGTTCCTCCAAGGCTCTCATTAATTTTATGATTGTTTCACTGGTGGAGGACCGCTTATGCATTGTGCGACAGTGGGCAGGTGTTGTCGGTGAGGTTCGTATGGGCATTCGACGCGTCAATGGAAATCGGTAGCGGCTAATGCCGCAGTCGTGTCGAACTCGAGCGCCGCCTAAAGTTCCGATGGGTTTCGGCTAGGCGTTCAATCGACTGTCTTCAGAACAGATGAGGCGTTCGAGTGGTAGAAGGGCCGATTGCCGCGCAGTAGCTGCGGCACGCCGCCGCCGATTCTTGATATCGACGGGCGGAGCGCCCGATTCCGACGGCTTTGCGCCTTTCCAGCATTCGACATCCATAGAGCAAGTCGTATTGCTCTATGCCTGGGCACTGTTTGCAGCGATCAGATTGTCTTTCTTTCGAGGAGATCCGTCATGAATCCGATTCGAACCAAAGTGCAGGTAGCGTTGGCAGCCGCGGCTATAGGCTTGATCTTTGCCGAGCGCGTGGTCGCCGATCCGCTACCGCATGAAGTCCTCAAGTTTCAACAGTTACCCTTAAACAACACCCTCACGCCCTACTTTCCAGCCCCCCTCCCCGGCGGCGCGCCCTATTACGGGCACGACGAATTGAGTACGGCGACCAGGACCGCCAGCGATCCACAAGCGCCGTGGCAAGGCACGTACATGGCCGACGATTTTGCCGACAAATTCACAACGCCGGTGGTCCATGTGCGCTGGTGGGGGTCGTACATGAACGACCACCAAGGCGAAGGCGTCAAGCAATTCTTGATTTCGTTTGAAAGCGATGTGCCGGTGGGGCCGAATAATCCGCTGCCATACAGCCATCCTGGAGTCCCGCTGCTGAACCAAATCGTGACGTTGGGTCCGCTGGCTCCTGGCTCTGGCACGTTCACAGAAAAGCTTATTCCGACGCCTGTGATGCCAACCATGGGGCCACTGGAAGCGTTATACGAATACAATGCCGAGCTTAACCTCGACAAATACTTTCCACAGCACCCCGACACCGTGTATTGGTTGAAAATTGTGGCGCTGGTGGACGTCCAGCGCGACGGATTCATCGAGTGGGGGTGGCACAATCGCGACTGGTCCATTTTCGATCCGCTGGCATCCACGCCTCCAGCCGTCATGCCAGGAGAAGGCCCGATCGGCACGGTGACCGATCCAATCAAGGGCTTCTCGTCGCCAGTGTATCATTTTCAAGATGATGCCGTTCAAGGTCCGATCACCGTGTTCCCCGATCCCTCCATGCCGAATATGCCCAATCTCGAACAGGGCCTAGGAACGCCGCAAAACTATATTTATCCGTGGGATGGGCCGGATAGCATTCAGCAATTTTCCAAGGATTTGGCATTCGAGTTGTACACGATTCCTGAACCGGCTGCTGGTATGCTTTTGGCCGCCGGACTGGGCATGGCTTTCCTCTTGCGATGGAAGCGGTAGTCGAATCGCAGGATATTGTCAGACATCGGCAGGCCACTCGCAGGCTTGCCGATGTCGTTGAACTAGCTAGTGTTGCGCCTGTTCGAAAACTAGCGGATGGTCCGACATAGGATCGGTGATGCGAATGCTGAGCTTGCCGGCTAGCAAGTCATCGATCAGTCCGCCGACGACTTCGGCGCGCCAACCTTGGGCCAGTGCCGGCGGCTTTCGTTCCCCATAACCGAGACGGTATGCGATCAAGTCGCGAACATCTCCCGGCGTGCCAACCAACGCGGGAGCCAGCGACAACGAGCGGCACAGACTGGTAAGCGCGGTGGATAGAAACTGTCCCAACACATTGATTTGATTTGGCACCTCTCGACGTTCATTTTGTGGAAGTTCTCCGTCGGGCAGTTGAAGTGCGCAGTCGATCGCGTCAGCAATTCTTTGCATCGACCTCTGCAATTCGGTGCGTTCCATGCCGCGGATGGCGCGGATCTGCTGCACGTCGGCACTGCGCCGCTTCGCGAGTTCAACGATCAAATCGTCGCGTAGTACAAACCGCGTCGGCAAATCGCGACGTTCGGCTTCGCCATCTCGCCAACGGCACAATTCGCGCACGATCGCCATCGATCGTGGCGACAACCCAGAAATACCCGAAACGCGCCGCCATCGCTCGCGCGTGAGGCTGGCTTCCACGTCGCCTTGAAAAGCAGCCATCTCCGCTTCGAACCATTCGAGTCGGCCAAGTGCCCCAAGCTTATCGAGCAACTTGTCGCGCAGTGGCATCAAGTAGCGCACGTCATCAAGCGCATATTCCAACTGCGCATGGCTCAACGGACGTTTGCGCCAATCGGTGCGCGTTTCGCCTTTCTGCGCGGACTTATTCAGGAGCCGATTGAGCAACGCGCCATAGCCTGCGGGATATTCGCCGCCGACCAATCCGGCGGCAATTTGAATGTCCATCAACTCCGCCGGCCGCTTGCCAATCGTCAAGAGCGAAAAGACCAGTTCCTCGCGACCCGCATGGACGACCGTCTGGTGACCGGCGGCGGCCAACACTTCCCAAAACCGCGTCAGTGGGCCGATGCCCTGCGCCAGCGGATCGATCACGGTCAGTTGATCGGACGCGCAAACCTGAATCAGGCACAATTGCGAGCGATATGTGTGTTCGGAGACAAATTCCGTATCGAAACCAATCACATCGGTCTGCGCAAGCGCATCGCAAAATTGAGAAAGTTGACGTGCGCTGGTGATGTGGACGTAGGACATACGCAAAGCAGACAGTTGCCAGTTGCCGTCGATCAAGTGTGATTGGCAACCGGTAAATGACCAATTACAAAATCAGAAAAACAACAGATTCATCAACACCAGCAGCGGCAATAAAATCGCCACGCTATACACCATGTACCCAAAAAAACTTGGCATTTTCACGCCCGACGATTCAGCAATCGCCTTCACCATGAAATTCGGCCCGTTGCCAATATAAGTCATCGAACCCATGAACACGGCCCCCAGGCTGATGGCCGCAAGCAGGTTTTCGGCGATGAAATGTCCGCTGAGTAGGTTTAATACACCCGGTCCCGGTTTGTGCGTCAGGGCATTGGCCGTTTCAAAATAGACGAGATAGGTCGGCGCATTATCGAGAAACGAGGACAGCGTGCCGCTGGCCCAAAAGAACTCTGCCGGCGTGTCCAATCCGAACGATGCGCCCCGCGCATTTAAGATCTGCAGCGCCGGCTGCATGCAGATGAAGATGCCGAAGAACAATGCCGCGACTTCGATGATCGCCGCATACGTGAACCGATTTTCGCGGCGCGTCGATGGCTGACCAAGCAGC
It contains:
- a CDS encoding CPBP family intramembrane metalloprotease; amino-acid sequence: MDNLDSVPSSDPAGTVHRPRLSVFQLVLLFEGGLAVAACVAGLFMDLPPWQQIEWHWKQVGIGIAATVPMVLGLLVIRRAQVGPLARLNNVVDELLVPLFADCTSAQLAGIAAMAGIGEELLFRGVLQPLLVEFLGSVAGIAITSFVFGLLHAVTTTYAVLAFAVSVYLGWLAMATDGITGAIIAHALYDFFALLYLTRRKRGLVVQ
- a CDS encoding PEP-CTERM sorting domain-containing protein, yielding MNPIRTKVQVALAAAAIGLIFAERVVADPLPHEVLKFQQLPLNNTLTPYFPAPLPGGAPYYGHDELSTATRTASDPQAPWQGTYMADDFADKFTTPVVHVRWWGSYMNDHQGEGVKQFLISFESDVPVGPNNPLPYSHPGVPLLNQIVTLGPLAPGSGTFTEKLIPTPVMPTMGPLEALYEYNAELNLDKYFPQHPDTVYWLKIVALVDVQRDGFIEWGWHNRDWSIFDPLASTPPAVMPGEGPIGTVTDPIKGFSSPVYHFQDDAVQGPITVFPDPSMPNMPNLEQGLGTPQNYIYPWDGPDSIQQFSKDLAFELYTIPEPAAGMLLAAGLGMAFLLRWKR
- a CDS encoding ribonuclease D, with protein sequence MSYVHITSARQLSQFCDALAQTDVIGFDTEFVSEHTYRSQLCLIQVCASDQLTVIDPLAQGIGPLTRFWEVLAAAGHQTVVHAGREELVFSLLTIGKRPAELMDIQIAAGLVGGEYPAGYGALLNRLLNKSAQKGETRTDWRKRPLSHAQLEYALDDVRYLMPLRDKLLDKLGALGRLEWFEAEMAAFQGDVEASLTRERWRRVSGISGLSPRSMAIVRELCRWRDGEAERRDLPTRFVLRDDLIVELAKRRSADVQQIRAIRGMERTELQRSMQRIADAIDCALQLPDGELPQNERREVPNQINVLGQFLSTALTSLCRSLSLAPALVGTPGDVRDLIAYRLGYGERKPPALAQGWRAEVVGGLIDDLLAGKLSIRITDPMSDHPLVFEQAQH